The Gemmatimonadota bacterium DNA window GGTCTCGTCGGTCACCGGAACTTCGTACTGCTTTCCGGTGCGATTGTCGGTAATGGTGAGGGTGTCGCTGGCCACCGAGGTCCTCTCTGTGTCGAGAGTGTTGCGCAGGATGCTGCGGGCGTCCCGGAAGATAAGGCCCCCGGCCCCCCGGTGCGCCGGGGCGGGGGAGGCGCTTTCTTTGCGGCATGACGACGCCCCCTGCCTCCCCAGCGCTCGACGCCGATGCCCGCCGCACCGGCTTTCTGGTGGGCGCCGTTGTCGGCGCTCGGCTCGCCGCCCGGACCACCAGGTGCCTCGGCCCGGATGCCGTCCGTGCGGCGCTGGCCGAGCAGGGCGTCATGCCGCTGGCGCCACCCCCCGGCCGCCGGCCCGCGGACGTCGCGCTGGGCGACGGCCTGCTGGAGGAATTCCTCGAGGGCGGGGTCGACCTCCGCCGACTCAGTGGGCGCTATCTCGCCTGGTGGCGGGAAGATGGCTTCGAGGCTGGCCCCCTCCTCGAAGCCGCGCTCGCGCAGATGGCCGAATTCGACGCACCCACCGCCACGCTCCCTGCCGCCGGAACCGCCCCGCTGGTTGCCGCGCTGCCTGCCGCGCTTGCCTCGGCGACACCCGCCACGATGGTGTCTGGCGCGTTTCATGTGGCGCGCCTCCTCGATCCGTCGGAGAGCGCAGCGCTCGCCGCCGTGGCGCTGGTCGTGACCGCGTCGCGCCTCCTCGACGGTCAGCGCGACGTCATCCCCGACGTGTTGGCGTTGTTGCGCAGCAATCGCGCGTCGGCGGAGATGCTCGAGGCGGTGCGTGCGGTGCCGCGTGATCCACGGCGCGCGCCGCCGGTGCCGACCGGCGAGGAACCCGACCCCACCACCACGCTCGCCTGGCTGCTCTGGCAGCTCCACCATCGCTCTCGCGGGGTGGAGGCGCTCACCGAGATGGTGCAGCGCGGCGGCATGAGTCCCCTCGTCGGCTCGCTCTTCGGAGCGATCGTCGGCGCGCGAGACGGCATTCGCGACTGGCCCGCGGCGTGGATCAGCAACGCAGGCGAGGACGTCCGCCTGCGGGAGTCCATCGCACGACGGATGCGTGGGTGATCTTCCGGTAATCCCGACTAAAAACATCCCCGTATTTTCCCGTATTTCCGAGCGTTGCAGTCGCACTTGAATGTGCGATCTCATCTGGCGCGCGCCGTGAATTCCTACTAGACTGATGCTGTCCACCGGATGGAAACGTTCACCGGAAGGAAGTATCAACGTGGCATTGCAGTTCCGTAGTTTCCCTGATCACACTGACTCGAGCGTCGCGATTGCCGACGACCGCAGTCGCCGCTCGACGCGTTCCCTCACACGCTTCATCAGTTCGTTCCTTCATCGGGAGGTCCCGATGTCCCTCGTGTTTCGTTCAGTCGCCCGTGTCGCCTTTCTCGCCCTCGTTGCGGCGGGATGCACGACCACGGAGATCGTCTATCGCGATCGTGAGCCGTTCAACGCGCCGCCCGATGCGGCGAGCGGATTGCTCGGCTATTACAAGGTCTCCACCAAGCAGACCACCTGCGGCAACTGCCACGTCGGGCACCAGTCGCGCTGGGTCCAGACCAAGCACGCGCTGGCGCACAAGACGCTGAAGGACCTCAACACGGCGCCGACGGCGACGTGCTGGGGCTGCCACACCGTCAACGAACGCGGCAACAAGCTGACGACGGCGGCGGGGTGGAGCGTCAAGACCGACTCTGCGTACCAGGATGTGCAGTGCGAGGCGTGCCACGGTCCCGGCAGCGCCCACGTACAGAATCCTGAGGTACGCGCCACCTGGCCGCTCGCCCGCCTGACGATGACGGTGGACGGTGCGTCGTGTGCCTCGTGCCACAGCGGCACCCACCACCCGTTCGCGGATGAGTGGAAGCTGAGCGCCCACAACAAGGTCTCCACCACCTCGACCTGCGCCACCGCCTGCCACAACGGAAAGACGGTGTTGACGGCCTGGGGGGCGACGACCGCGAACTACGTGGAGCGCGATTCGACCGGTGCGGCACCGATCACCTGTGCCGTCTGCCACGATCCGCACGGTTCGGCGAACAATGCGATGCTCCGGTTCCCGATCGACGACGGCCGACCGCGAGCAGAACCTCTGCATGAAGTGCCACATGCGCCGCGGTGAGCCCGCGCCGGGAAGCAGCACGCCGCATGCGCCGCAGGGCTTCGTCCTGCTCGGCAACGGTGGCTATCGGCCGGCCGGGGTCTCGATCGACACGAACATCGCGTTGACGACCCACGCGAGCAGTGCCAACCCGCGCCTCTGCGCCGGCTGCCACGTGAACCGGTGGAACATCACCGATGCGACGAGCGGCAACTTCGTCTTCAATTCGACGGGTCACCTCTTCAAGGCGATCCCGTGCGTCACCGGCGGCAAGCCGGTCGCGGACACCACCTGCGCCTACACCCCGCCGGCCCGGTCCTTCAAGACCTGCGTGAGTGCTGGCTGTCACGCCTCGGAAGCGATCGCCGCCGGCCGGCTCTCGCTGGCCCGGAGCGAAATCGAAACGCTTGCCGCGCAGATCTGGACCGACCTGAACGGCAACAAGACCATCGATGCCGCGCCGACCGATGGTGGCTACCTCGCGATCATCAAGCGTGACCGACCGGCGGAGCTGACCAACGCCACCGTCGTCACGCCGGCGCGCGGCGCCGAGTTCAACGTGAAGACCTTCGGTGAGGCGCGCTACGGCAACGGCGATCGCTCGAAGGGCGTCCACAATCCGTTCCTGGCCCGTGCCCTCCTGGGCGCCAGCATCAACGAACTCCGCACCGCGTACGCGCTGCCGGCCCCGCCGGCGCCTGTGAGCATCCTGGTGGAGCAGTCGTTGCAGGCCGCGGGGGTTCGTCAGCCCGCATACCTCTCCACTCGGCACGTCACCGGGGAGTGAGCTTCCCCACGATTTTCGCTCCAGAATCCCCCCGGTGCCGACACTGGCGCCGTGGGGGATTCGGTGCGTGCCGTCGGCGACACCCTCGGGGCCGCCGTCGGCATCCTGCGTGACACCCTTACCCCGCCGCCGCTCCCGGGCGGCGTGGCCGAGACGGTCCGCTTCCTCATGTCGGTGCCGCAGTGGGTGCAGATCGGTGGCGCCGTGCTCGGGGGGCTGGTCGCGCTCGCGGTGGGGTATCTCCTCTGGCAGAAGCGCGACCGCGAAGTCGGCTGGTTGCGGACCCGCTCGCGCGAGATCCAGTTCACCCTCGCCGGGGGCGCCCTGATCGCGCTCTTCGTCGCGGGTTTCGCCGGCATCAAGAGCTGGAACTACATGCAGCATGACAACGGCTTCTGTACCGGCTGTCACGTCATGGAGAAGCCGTTCGCGCGCTTCCAGATCGGCGCCGGCAAGCACGACACGCTGCAGTGCCACAATTGTCACCAGCAGAGCATCTTCGCCAGCACGCGGCAGCTGGTGCTCTGGGTGGCCAACCGTCCGACCGAAATCGGCAAGCATGCCCCGGTGCCGAACTCTCGCTGCGAAGGGTGCCACTCGCTCGAAGGGCCGAAGACCAAGAAGTGGGAACACGTCCGCAACCTCGCGGGGCATCGCGTCCACTTCGACTCCGATTCCTTGCCGCTGAAGGACCTCCAATGCGTCACCTGCCACGGGCAGGAGGTGCACAAGTTCATCCCCTCGGCGCGCACCTGTCAGCAGTCGGGGTGCCACGAGAAGCAGGGGATCAAGCTCAACAAGATGACCGACCTCGCAGAGATCAACTGCGCGGTCTGCCACGCCTTCCGGAAGGACCTCCCGGCGCTCGCGAGCGACAGCGCGGCGCGGCAGGCGCTGGTGCCCGCCGTCGGGCAGTGCACCGCCTGCCATCAGATGAAGGCCCGGCTCCCGAATTACCGGGTCGAGCGCGATCCGCACAACGGCACCTGCGGCTCCTGCCACGATGTGCATGCGCACAAGACCCCGCAGGATGCGCGCGGCTCCTGCGTCAAGTGCCACGCCAACCTCGAGAAGAGCCCCTTCCACGCGGGGCCGAATCACAAGCGCGTGGCGACGCAGTGCCTCACCTGTCATGAGCCGCATGCGGCCTCCGTCGACGCCTCGGATTGCGTCGGCTGCCACACCCAGGCGCGGAAGCGGGGCAACTTCAAGCCGCCGCTCCCGTTTGACACCATGAGCGTCGTGCGGACGCGGGTCAGTGCGGTGCATGCGCCGGTCCTCACGGCACCCATCGAAGAACCCATGCCGCCGCGCGGGAAGGGCGACGTGCCGCCCGAGGAGGATCCGCCTCCCGGGCGCCCGGTCGCGTCCGCCGCCACCCTCGTTCCCTCCGCTCCCGCCGATTCGTTCCCCCACTCGCGTCACACGTCGCTGGCCTGCATCACCTGTCACACGCTGAGTGGGGCCGGCGGCAAGCTGGTCTTCGCCGTGCCGCGCGGCTGCGACCTCTGTCATCACCAGGCGCTCTATCGCGGCACGCTCGAGCCAAAGGCCTGCGCCGCCTGCCATACCACGGCCAAGATCGAGGGGCCGCGGGTCGCCGTGATGACGGTGCAGGGCTCCGAGCATCCCGCACGGACGCGCGAGGTGACCTTTGCGCACGGGCAGCACGCCGCCGCCGTGAAGTGTGTTGACTGCCATCGACCGCCCAACGCCATCCCCACCGACAGCGTGCGTCGCTGTCAGGGATGCCACGTGCAGCACCACACCGTCGGCCGGGATTGTGCCACCTGCCATGCCGCCGTCACATCGCAGGCAGCGGTGCGCGCCGTGCACGTGCGCCAGACGCACTCGGCATGCGACAAGTGCCACCGGGCCACGGTCATCACCGGCCTGGTCCCGAACCGCACCTTCTGCGTGACCTGCCACGAAGCGCAACGCAATCACCAGCCGACCGGGGAGTGCAGCACGTGTCACTTCCTGCAGTCGCCCGCGGAGTACCGTCTCCATCTGCTGACGGCGGGAGACGCCCAGTGACCGGCGGTCATCGGGCGATGCGGATCCTGGTTGCCTTCGCAACGCTGGGCGTTGTGCCCCTCACGGCACAGTCGTGGCGGCTGCGCTTCGACGCCGCCGCGCAGCGGGTCGCCATTCGGGCCATCACCCCCGACAGCATTACCGACGCGCAGGTGCAGACCGGGCCGACCGGTGGTCCGGTTTCTCCCGATGGCTTTGCGGTGACCTGCTTCAACGACGGCTATTGCCACTTCTTCCGTCCGGGCGAGGTGCGCCGCGGCGTGCCCGCGATGGCCTCGACCGACCTCACCCTGTGGGGCCTCGGCGTGACCGGCCTGCGGGTCCGCATGCACGCCCGGTACTACACTGATCTCGCCGGCGAACAGGCCTGGGCCGGCACCACGCCGCGGCTGCAGCTGACCGAGGGCTTCGCCGAGTACATCCGCAACGGGCTGACGGTGCAGGGCGGCCGGCTGCTCGATCAGGGGCGCCTCGGCAACGCGGGCCTCGGTGTACTCGACGGCGCGCGGGCCGCGCTGCGGTTCGACCGGGTGCCGATCGATGTCTCGCTCTACGGTGGCTGGGGGATGGCGCGCGGCACCGTGTTGCCGGTCACGTCGCCTGCGGTCAATCCGCTGCTCGACTACAACCCCGGCGTCCGCCAGATCGTCGCGGGGGGCAGTGTGGGCCTGCGCCTGCGCGATGTCGATGCGACGGTCGAGTATCGTCGCGAGATCGATCCGATCACCGACTACTTCGTCGCCGAGCGGGCCGGCATCTCGGCGCAGCTGCGTCCGTTCAAGCGCGTCTCGCTGGTCGGCGGCGCTGACTATGACATGGCGCTCGCCCAGCTCGGCACTGCGGAGGCGACGCTTGCGTACAGCGCGCCACGGCTGTGGGCGACCGTCGGGGCGCGCCACTATCGCCCCTACTTCGATCTGTGGACGGTCTGGGGTGCGTTCTCCCCGGTCCCGTACCGCGGCGTGAATGGCTCGCTCGCCCTGGGGGTCCTGAAGAACCTCCAGCTGCGAGGCCGTGGCGAGTGGTTCCGCTATGAACCCACCGAGGCGAGCACGCCGCAGGTGAATGCGAAGGAGAGCGGCTGGCGGGCCGGCGTCGAGGCCACGCTGACGCCCCGTCAACAGTGGGTGGTCACTGGCGGTGCACACACCGAACGACTCCCCGGCGCGAGCAGCGAGGGAGTCGATGCGCGCATCGCCTGGCATCCGCGGGATCCGATCACCCTCTCGATCGAAGGTGGTTCGCTGCAGCGTCCGCTCGAGTTTCGTTTCCAGGACGCCGGCTTGACCTGGTTCGGCGCCGCAGCCAGCTATCACGTCGCCGAGCGGTGGCAGGTGGGTGCCACGGTGGATCGGTACTGGGAGTCGCGCGATCGGCTCGACGCGGCCGCCTTCGACTGGAATCAGTGGCGCCTCGGACTGCGCGCCTCGATGACGCTCCGGTCCAGCGCCGATCGCTGGGCCCTGCCGCCGGCGCGCCCGGCCGGGAGAACACCATGATCCGTCGCATCAGCGGACTGGTGCTGCTGCTCGGCACGGTTGCGGGCATTGCCATCGGTGCGGCGCGCGCGCCGAGCGTCCCGGATCCGTTCGATCACGGCAAGCACGCCAAGCTGTTTGTCTCCTGCACGGCGTGCCATGTCGGCGCGGAACGTGCCGGGGTCAGCATCTTCCCGACGGCGGCACAATGTGCCACCTGTCATGACGGCACGGCGCAGCGCATCGTGGATTGGCAGCCTCGCGTCGGCCCGCCGATCACCCACCTGAATTTCAATCATCGCGTCCACCTCGAGCGGCGTCGGGCACGGCACGCCGACTCGTCGGGCACCTGTGTCGACTGCCATGCCACGGGCGGCGCCAAGTGGATGGATGTGCGCGGCCCGGACGCTCCCCAGTGCCTGAGCTGTCACAAGCTGGGCCGCGAGAATCACTTCTCGCTGCCCGACACCGCGTGCGCCACCTGCCACGTGGCTCTCTCGAAAGCGACCGGCCTGAGTCGCGAACGGGTGGGCCGCTTTCCACGGCCGGTGAGCCACGATGCGCCCAACTTCCAGTCGAAGGCCGGGCACGGGACGCTCGCCAAGAACACGGTGGGCACGCAGCGGGTCGCGTCGAGCTGTGCCACCTGTCACGTGCGCCCCTATTGCACCTACTGCCACGTGAATGCACCGGAGATTCCCGCCATCCAGGCGCTTGGCTTCTACAACGCCTCGGTGGCCTTGCCCCGGAAGTTCGACCAGCCCGCCACGCACCTGCGTGCCGACTTCGAGTCGCAACATGGCAAGCAGGCGGGCCATGGGGCACAGGCGTGCCAGACCTGCCACACGCGGGAGAGTTGCGCGGTCTGCCACGTGAACCAGTTGCCGGCCGCGGCACGCGGCCTCTATCCGGCGGGCCCCGGTCGCGGGGCCGGCGCGATGCCGAAGGCGAAGGCCCCGTTGACCCACACGCCGACATGGCCCACCAAGCATGGCACCGTCGCCGCGGCCACGATGCAGACGTGCGCGTCGTGTCACACGCGGCAGAGTTGTCTCACCTGCCACGTCCCGAACACAGCCAACCGCGGGCAGTATCATCCGGC harbors:
- a CDS encoding ADP-ribosylglycohydrolase family protein translates to MTTPPASPALDADARRTGFLVGAVVGARLAARTTRCLGPDAVRAALAEQGVMPLAPPPGRRPADVALGDGLLEEFLEGGVDLRRLSGRYLAWWREDGFEAGPLLEAALAQMAEFDAPTATLPAAGTAPLVAALPAALASATPATMVSGAFHVARLLDPSESAALAAVALVVTASRLLDGQRDVIPDVLALLRSNRASAEMLEAVRAVPRDPRRAPPVPTGEEPDPTTTLAWLLWQLHHRSRGVEALTEMVQRGGMSPLVGSLFGAIVGARDGIRDWPAAWISNAGEDVRLRESIARRMRG
- a CDS encoding cytochrome c3 family protein, with the translated sequence MIRRISGLVLLLGTVAGIAIGAARAPSVPDPFDHGKHAKLFVSCTACHVGAERAGVSIFPTAAQCATCHDGTAQRIVDWQPRVGPPITHLNFNHRVHLERRRARHADSSGTCVDCHATGGAKWMDVRGPDAPQCLSCHKLGRENHFSLPDTACATCHVALSKATGLSRERVGRFPRPVSHDAPNFQSKAGHGTLAKNTVGTQRVASSCATCHVRPYCTYCHVNAPEIPAIQALGFYNASVALPRKFDQPATHLRADFESQHGKQAGHGAQACQTCHTRESCAVCHVNQLPAAARGLYPAGPGRGAGAMPKAKAPLTHTPTWPTKHGTVAAATMQTCASCHTRQSCLTCHVPNTANRGQYHPASFLTRHPADAYSRASSCAECHNQAQFCQSCHQQSGVVSQRALLGAGGYHDGNRQFFVGHGQAARQSLESCASCHVERDCLTCHSAQKGRGFSPHGPGFDSERMLRKNPQLCMACHGTAIPRRQ